From the Macrobrachium nipponense isolate FS-2020 chromosome 9, ASM1510439v2, whole genome shotgun sequence genome, the window GACCCAAAGTTGATTTTGCCCAGAAAGTGATGTTTATAGGCTTGCAAAGTTTGTCAGTTTGGGAGTCAGAGTTGATTCTTTCCAGAATGTGGAAATTTCCCTTAAAAGCTTATTATTGTTTCATCACCTTTCTGCACAtgaaagtttgtttttgttttgttttatatagagGGCAATTTTTGTTTAGAAAGAGTGCTCGAATGAGATATTTGGTTACAAAGTATGTCAGATGGGAAAGTCTCTGTTAGACCAAGAAAGTGTAGCTTTTTATGGACAGGCGCTATCAGGTACATAGTGTTTTTTCCTGATAGTACTTACGAGAATAGACGTTTAGTATTCTCTTGAAAATTCTGGACGAAAAGGATTACCAAGAATAAGATAAAAGACCAAGATTTATTGGGTCCTAAAAGCTGACAAAAAGAGTTATTGAAAATTGTAGGTCTGATATTAGCATATTAAAAGCAGATCTTGAGGCATAATGCATAAATTGCAAAAGGTAAACTTTCCATGAAGCTTTTCCCAATTAGTACTCATTAGGCTTGACTGTAGCAATGATATCTTCCATAATTGTCTAAGATGAAACAGCAATGGCAATTATTCTCTAGCTCTGGACTGATGATCAATACAAAGTTGCAATTCTTGGTACATTGTAGCCATGTTTTAGTATGTGAaaaattttaatacatatattcACTTGCAATATTTAACAGCAGTTTAAGTTTTTAGACCAATTTTTGTCACTTGTTTTGATaagcaagaaagaaaggaatttttaCTGTTAGTAATTTGGTGAGCTATATGAAACGAATTCTTTTTAATGTTCAGTCCTGTTCTGGTGATCCATAGAAAAATGGTCTTCCTACTcttattgaaactggaaactgcAAGATATAAGATGAAATCCTAACTTCGAAACACCCGAAGGAATGTTCCAAACAAATCCTGGAGATTCCTCCATAATTACCTGACTTTTGCTCCTTAATTATTATCCGTTACTAAAGCAATGGGATGATTATTTCTCTTAAGTATTTACCTCTTCAAGAGGACGATTTCTTGCCCAAATTCCATGTTATTGAAAGGTTTATTCTACCAAATTACCTGTTAATGAGCCCAAGTTTTGTCCTTGATTACATAATTACTAGTTAGGACTATTGCTATCCTTAATTACTAGTTAGATATGTCTAATCCTATCCCTAATCATTAGTTATATCTATTCCTATCCCAAATTCCATATTATTGAAAGGTTATTCTACCCAATTACTTGTAAATGAACCTGTTTAGTCCTTGATTGCATCATTACTAGTTAGGCCTATCCCTGTCTCTAATTATACTGGCAATaggatgaattatgttaagactTATCACGGCAGAACCTAAAATTTTGGCCTGGTGGTCCACGTGTACGGTGAAGGCTGACGTTAGTCCGACCTGCTGTCCTGCTGGGGGAGGAAGAACTCAGGGCAGGAGGACATTAGCTTTGCACGTCTCTTGCCCATTTACCCGACTCAATCACTTACATTGAATGGTGTCTTTAGGCCTATGAGACGAATTGGTGGCATTTTTGGGAAGGGGGGAGTGCCTGAAGGCGCGCTTGTTCCACCTGAAGGTGTTTCAGTCACAAGTCTGCTTTCGGAGGGACTGTATGTGTCTTGGTGTAATTAATTGCCTTGTTGTAAAAGCAGACTATAGGATGACTTTGTAATTTGaagtaaaataaagttaatttagtttttttttggtttatatgTGAAATTCCTGTTAATTCTTTTGCCCAGAGAGACATCTGAGAATGTGAATGAATATCCTATACTATGGAAATAAATCTTGTAGATGGAAATATGTGAAGTGAAAATAGCACCAAATTAAGTAGatataacttttaaaatttgAATTAATTACGTGAATTTGAAGTTACTTAGAAATTCACTTCTGAATAATCTCATAATTTGGTGCATATCCAGTCATTAGACTAAGCCTAAAAAATGCAACTGACATCACTTATAACTAGATTCTTaattaaaaatgtaaagtaaGCAAATATATAAAGTATGAGGGTGCTGAAGATACGTGATTTTTTAGATATTGTAACTAATCAGTATAAAATGCTGTAAAAACATAGAAATGTGACTGTACATttctgatttgaaaaaaaaaaaagttaaagattgCGTCattaaattcacataaaaaggttATTAGCCAGGCAAATATTATTTGAAGGAAcgaaaattaatgataaaattacgAATTGAAAATTGCGTCATTTCAGTGTTCAAAGTTACAGCTAAATGAGGGTTACTTGAAAGTTAttgaattaatttgaaatgaCAAATAAAGCATTTCTGCATCGGATAGGAGCTTATATTCTGACATATTTAAGCTTTTTGACGTCAGATTTGGCATCAAAATAGCGATATTTGTGGTAAATTGAAGTATCTTGTTTATAATCGTGACCAGACTTCATTTTGGACACTATTGACATTTTGATATCAAACGATGTCAGAATGCTGGAAAATATGCCAGGTTAACAAAATGTGTGAGACTTATTGCACTTGATTTTCTCTGTTGAAAAGAATTgacttttttcaaatataaaaaaacctcTGAAAATGAGGTTGAATTAGCCTTATCAATCAATAATTACATGTAATATAATATTTCCAGCTCTCGAAGTCAAGGATTCCGTTAGGTGATATATTTCAAAAGAtacacggtgtccataaagtcccagtaccattacaagtatttattgtacaGAATGGtgctgagactttatggacaccctgcatattTTATCCAAGTCGCTGTCTTTAATTATTCGTTCTCCTGTTTTCTATGGGGTGTAAGAGGTTTGACTACAAAAAAAGCACTCATTTTCAAATAAGAAAACTGAGAAACTTAAAAGACTAAAAATCTCGACTGAAACGGAAAACGTAATGTCAAAATATATGTTCTACACCTATAGAGTTTATCAATGAGTCATCCATAGAGAACTGGACTGGAAATTTTTGGGGGGTGGGCCATTATACACTTTAGGACGAAAGTGTGGCGGTTTAAGTATACAGGAACTTCACGCCATGTTTCATAAGACACTAAAATCAATCAAAACATGTGCCCAAGTACGAAACTACAGCCATGAGAGTGAACGTAAGTCTAGGCTTGTCTTGGTGGTACTATAAGCCTTGCCACGCCCACCTTAGGCTTCTAAGTGTACTTAAACGCCCTTCTCTGACATTTGGGCGGCCTATATATTGTCCATATTGACTTAGAAGACTGGCAGACTTCTTGGAAAGCATGAAGGAAGTATATACAAGACTTCTTCCCAACTGGGCCAATCAGCTGTCAGTTTAGAAACTTATTATCATAAGCCCTTTTTAGGGTCGACTTCAAAGTTGGTTTAACTGACTGGTTTCTTCATTACCTCCAACTGAGGGGGGGCTCTCCCCTTTGGGGCATTGCAATGACCccccaaaaggaataaaaaaaaattattatcaccttTAACATACCACtcattttaatttaatgtttgtgttttaaataaaagaacatcCGATTATCTCATGGTCTTTATTTCTTCGATATCGGTCTACAATGTTTATACATTCATGCTAGATATGTACTCTTGACAAATGaagtgtttgtttatatggtgtttttatgttacatagaaccagtggttattcagcaatgccCAGTGGGCCAGGAGGTGGACAAAAACCCCCCAAATAGTTTTTAGAAAGGGAaccctatattatattattatttaaggagtTGGGGTTAGACTGGCGCTATGGTTTTTAGACGCAACCGGCTAAGCACATTCTCTCCCAGTATGCTAGTGATTAGTCTACATCAGAATTGTGTGCATGTAGCATCTGTGACATTAGGTCTGTGTTTCATTAGTTTATAAGAGAGCTTCAACAAGTTTACTacttgttatttctgtgactaaACATTTCAAATATTGTGCATAACATGTAATTAATCCATGTTATagtgatatatacaaaagtacttcaaatatattttatttaacaaaaacaagtGTGCAGCACTTTTTTCACTTGAATTTGCTTCGTGTCCCTTatgattttattatactagaacttgtgtagaaaaggaaaatatttgttttctttgcacCAATTTGCACTTCGAGTTTTGTTGGCAATAATAACTAAAGCGCTACCTCCCCTGAGTAACCAAACGTCATAAGGTACTTCATCatcttaaccctttaacgacAGAGATCCCATTTGGGATCTTTAAAACAGCTACTTTTGGGTAGTCGTGGTGAACAagtttgagcttgtatgaaattgacgctttggcaactcatagctacactcctctgctcttcgaatcaaccaatcagaagccaccaggccctcgcacaaagactggagggccttcgacagacacctcagtcgtgcgcaagttggaaaacagtcaagacgtgtcgcagtaacctccaagttcccccccccccccccccccaacttcgtaatcatggtaagtacacagtgactgtgggatagtgaagcctaATGATATGcttaccttttgatgttggtttgaaGGGCTGTAGTGTTACTGACATGTCGTagtgactaaaaacaaaagtatagATCCCATACGGGATACTTCGGTCGTTCTTAGGCGGGACCACGCTCCATCCCATGAGGGATGTTATCGGACCGTAAACAGTTACAACGGCCAGCAGAATacgtcaaataatttttttagtgcttgttttagacatttgtgaataattttaacaatatttctagatataacAGATGCTTTATAGATGTTAGGCTCATGTGCATATAAATGATTACCTTACAAGGGATtgaatgataggtttttgttagggaaagttactttttttttcattacatgattttaaaatagttttttttatttttgcagttacaaAGCAGTATGTTTTCTGGGCAACGCAATGCTGCATTGGAGACTCAGGAACGTGTAACATGGGTAGCCCCTGACGACGCTGAATCAAGTGATATCGACGTGAGCCCTTTggacattgacagtgatgatgacgaccctacctacgttcctgacgaaggccttactCAGGACGGTGCCTTTGACCTTCCTAACTCTAGAGGTTAGTATGagacatccttagagagagagagagagagagagagagagaaatgtgttgtaaacattgtatttaaatgtctcgttgttataatggtatttaaatttgttgcactttaaatggtttgtaaacaatgggtattttaaaaacttatttgtttacttgcatactcactgacatacacgtgcacacacatgcacacgcacatgcatactcacttgacatacacatgcacacacacatgcatgcacacacaagcacacatgcatgcacacacgattcatttactgtttcactaatgttactttattcttgtttcagatcgcaaggtcaatgttgtccctcaagcgatgcctatggaagaggaacctgagcctaaccctaagaggtctcatgctgatgaatggaagaaggaaaacatTGATATCCATGCCCTGCCCGACTAcattcatcagaagcctggtgccaggaattctcttggcaccagagatTTTGCTTTGCCAAGAAGGGGCCAACAGGCAGTTTTGCAAAATATTGAGACATGCCAGAATGCCACTGCCCTACACATGCCAAAGCGTGTCACCATGAGGCAGACCTGCAAgttctgttctggtgcaggccacatccacagttcccgctggatgtgtgaggattgcaaggttgccctttgccttactgaagaaagaaattgttttgctttgttccataagatttctaagtaagttgtttgttatgatagttgtttatagtgttttgtgtattttttttactatttttgtattagagtttttgattagagttttttatagagttttctgtatttttatactatttttgtatctaatgtatatttattttttatattaattaaattgtaaagccatataagtgtttctattatacattgtggaacaaaaaaaatgaataaataataataatcacatgatttatgggcaaattaacagtatttataaacttgaaaaagttgcccgcacggcccaatagatcccatacgggatgagcgtggtccgcctaagagCGCCCGAGGCACCCATACGGGATACTTCATTGCATGCAATTATTTCGcttactttggaaattttgtaaaagtacacaagagtaaaaaggtcttgtaTTTACTAATACTACAACATACTAagaggattttttaatgtttcccatAAAACCCAGGGTGGACTTTAAAGGGTTAATACTACATGGTGTTTTCTAAGGGTTTCTGTCAAATCCCAGCCTAAAAAGTTGGAGGGGGTTGGGTTGCTAGTAGTTTTGGATTCTAAGGTTGTTCAAAGGATTAGCTTGGTATAGGGCAGGGAAATAATCTAGAACCTGTAAATTAGGAAAGTCATGGAGCCATTCCATAAGGAAATCTTCACTGCTTACTATACTAATTTGCAATAGAGATCATCAGTGGGTCAGTGGCAAAGCACTTAAATAAGCCAACCCTGTGATTCTGATACCGACCCCTGGTTCCattgaagagttagagaagggtttgttccgatacgtaatacaaaccatggtcctttaacaataggaatgtaatcagcggcagctggaaccagtcgtaagctttgaacaaggaggttcgatagttaactgcttgtccgatagtcgggtGTCCCGGCCGACTGGGAGCCAGCCGTTggaggtgaagcttcactttgctttCTGCCACCGATAATGTCAGACGTGTTGTTTGACGCTCTGCCCGCTGTGTCGTATGCTATTGAGGATTCTTCATATTGTGAAGCATTTTTTCCTGTACTTTTCCTTTTCTGAGTACTTGGTTGAAAATAAGTGagtactttgttttttattttgttatttgtgctCGGGGATTGTGATTGATGGATTCCCGCGAGCCGGAGAGACCCCCCATCCCCtcgtggagggccgtaagtgtggggcctttaggTCTCTATTAGAGGTCGACCCTCATGATTTGTGCACTCGGTGTCGAGGGCGTgagtgctctcgcaccgagccatgTGATATTTGTGTtatttggtcggaggagcagtgggagcgttaCGAGGGGAGGAAGGAGGCGTGGAAACTGGCCAAGGAGTCATTGGAGGGCTCTCCAGTTACTTCTTTGGTCACGGacatgtcttcctctttcctccctccgTCGCATCTCctacgtatggctccttccccttcggggggagtctctcgttccttctcttctctcGATCAGTTGAGCATAGAGGAGGGAGCGAGACACCTCGATgttcagttgtactcggggtcttccgttcgcttggGGTGGGACCTGTCCCCCACGGGCGAGAGGGAACCCCCCCTACTAACCCAAATGTTCTTTCCTCAGGTAAGCCTGTCGCGGGGGACGATCTCGGCCAGGTCTGGTACGCTGGGGCTCCAGGGGGACACCGAGCGTTCAGGGGCTACTATGCCATCTTGTGCAGGGTTCCAGGCCGGTAACCCATGGTCCAGTGACGTTGACGACCGCTATTGTGTCGACGCCAGGGTATGCTACACCCCCTCATTTGGTTTATATGGAGCATGTGACCAGCTGCAGTGCAGGCTCCGCTGTTAGGTCTGCAGAAGAGGGATGTCACCCAGCTGCCTGGTTTTGCCGctctcgccccagcccctgatttttggtgtcccaagagctcaccACTTGATCTGCCaccagtacccaggatgtcgctggctccAGTACCGTGTGCGGTCAGTGTGTCAGAAGGGCAGAGTGTCGAAGGACAGTGTCGAATGGACAAAGTGTCGAATGGACAAAGTGTCGAATGGACAAAGTGTCGAACTGAGAAAGTGTCGAACTGACAAAGTGTCGAACTGCAAGTGTCAAATGATaaagccggagagagagagagagagagagagagagagagagagagagagagagagagagagagatatccaatTGACAACGGACTGAAATTAGTTGTTATCAAATTAACCTTTAACTATGTAACAATGTTTACATTGATATATCCTTTACATAttgattctagagagagagagaataaagtatcCAGTTGtcaaattagttatcaaaattacATTCGATGTCATTCAAACAAAAGTAAagtattcaaaattttatttgtaaggaaatataagatatgaaaataaactgtattgatgtattaaaaaaactttttttaatcaaaattacaaTCATTCATCAATATTAGCCTAAaagcattaaaatttttatttatgtgaaaatataaaagtatgaaaatacaaatgcattgatgtttaaaaaaaaacatcagtaaAGAATTACAATCCTTCATCAATATTAgcctaaaaacattaaaatttttatttatgtgaaaatgtaaaatatgaaaaactaatatattaatgtattaaaaaacTTGCATCAATATTTGTTTAAAGATTGTGAGCTATGGCTCTGAGATATTCTAATCCAAAATTGACGTCGTATGTAGTCTTAAGTTAAGGAtagcatatttttcatatttttttcttccatctctgCCTTGTCGAATTTGCTCTAGAATGATTTCAGTACTGGCCTGCTCCATACGTAGTTTTCGTAAAAGCTTGTCCTCTGTAGGGTGGCAAATCTTCACTCTTCTATGAAATGCATTATGCCAACCTTCAACGGAGTTATTGGTCCTAGGTAAGTCGTTTGCCACTCTTTCGTGAACTGACCATAAGTCAATTTCATACAATGGCTTtcttctccttcccctctgaacgatTCCCAGCCATGTAGcttcaaaatattgtaaaaattctcCTAATATTTCATCGGTTTCTTCATCAAAAGACTCCATTAACTTATTGAACAGAGCACAAACATCACAGGGAGGAACGAATGCGAGGGCCTGTATTTGCTTTATAAAAAAGCATTATTGCGCTAGTTATACTATGTCTGCAACCCAAGGGCTTGGAATTTCCTCCACAGACACTGCCTGAAGTGAAAGAAGCATTTATAAATTGTGGCTTCCGGGAAGATTATTCTCATTTGGTTGATGGCCGAGCGTTCAAAATCAGTAGTAATGGAAGCAGGATTTAATAGCTTTTCAtgcaaaaactttaaaataatgtTATCGGTAATGCAGTACACTAACGGTAAAGTCATATTTTGATCAATAAGACCATGAATGGTATATAGTTGTTTTCCATTAGGAGCCGACTTGAAGGTTCCATCACAGAACCATCTTCTATTGGACCTCAAAGTGTTGACATTCTGGGttgttgaatatatttttacaccATTTTCATCAAATAATAAGAATGGCTCCCCCCTCGTTGTTAGTCTAAGTTTTCACCACTAAAAGTTGAATTGCGAACTCTCCTTATTGTCCGAGCTAGAGATTCCTTTCTTGGAAGCTTTCCTACTATAGAAACTTGAACATCGTTTGTGCACTGATTTATTATAGACGATGGAATTTCTTCAGAATGTTGAGCATTAATCTTAATTTTATCTATAACTTTTATAGCATCAATATGCGCACTGTCTTGGTGATGTGAATGCTTTGTAGCTTTGCAAATTGTTTGACCGTGCGTTATTGCTCTGCCGTTACAATAATGTCTTTTTTCACATTTCCACTAAATTCGCTCAttaatcactttatttatcacgTATACATAGCCTTCGTGTAGCAGTTTATTTCCACCCATTTCAGTTTTGAGTATTTCCATTATGGAGGGTTTGGTAGAATGGAAATTTGAATTGAAACGTTTGAATCTCGAAGGAAGTTAACTGGTGAGTGAAGCTCTAACAAAATGcatactgtacatatgtaaaagATATATCGGTGTAAACAATGTTATATGGCTAAAGGTTGATAACAAGTAATTTCAGTCGTTAGACAATTTGgtactttattctctctttctctctctagaatTGATAACAACTAATTTCAGTCATTAGACAATTTGGTACTttattctctcactctctatcttcGAATTTGTCATTTCGACACATTGTCTGTTCGACACATTGTCAGTTCGACACATTGTCTGTTCGACACATTGTCCGTTCGACACTTTGTCCGTTCGACACTTTGTCCATTCGACACTTTGTCCATTCGACACTCTGACCTAATACCCTCCAGtaccgcctcctgttcctgtccCAGTCCCTGCCgtcgtcgttcctgcccgtggcgTTGCTGCCCCCACctcaggtccctccggacaggtgcagctgggccctgttgcttcggcaactgccccggctccatcctggatggaagacctgacggtggtcctgaggaagctgacgaagaagaagaggaaggtgtcgtcatcgtccgcagctgcctcttccccttcgacttccaaggccccacagccgaggaagaagaaggcagcctcctcccccactaagaagtctcgctctgaGACCTCTAAGGGTTAACGCGACTGTCCCTCCTGACCGTTCGCGGGCTTAGGCGAGGAAGAGGTCCCGTCGGTGGCAAGGACgagcctcggctggtccaggcACTGTGGCGCGCCGTAAGGACAGGCTTCACTCCCTCCGCGACAGTGGACTCtaccggtcccctgaccgccgctcccacagggaccgtgCGGATAGGGGGACtggcagcagctctcctgacacTTGGGACCGTCAACGGGGTTCTCGGTCCAGCAGCTCAatcaccaccgtgggttggtgatggCTTGCAACCCCCCCCCAGCAcgccgatcccttcaacttcctctggCTACACCAGGAAGAGCTTGACGATcaggagtgatcgagaggagtgCACTTCTCGCAGTCCCTCCATGAGGGCCTACGAGCCTGGCACGGTCCTAGAATCGACCAGATCGTACGctcaagtggctggaggagaccatgaggggtttgttgtggttcctcctgtggaaagAGGATGGTCTCAGGAGGCGTTCTCTTTGGATGGGCTTGACGGTCCATCTCCTCAGGATGCGGTCACTTCCGAGATCCAGATGTCTTTCGCAGAGGtaattgtgctgattcgtcagcacaatgacctcggggaaggatcggcgTTTCCACCCTCCGAGCCTACATCTAGACtggagtcattctggggtcctaagaaggaacccaggatgacggtgggtctgccccgatcagccttggccgacagtgtgctggGCCAAGTGGACTCAAGTCTCCAGACAGGAGGGATCGCTTCGGTCCGGCAGGTCGTACAAGCtcctttctccccctctaccacaACAGAGGTGTTTCTATGTGTCATCGAAGGACCCTCtgctgcccaaacaggttaacccggagctggctaggctaactcctggggtgtctcttcaacacctactgtcagagaacctctggttctcgcagcaagaggcattgTCGTTGGAATAAACtgcatggcagcattccaagcagtctcctggttagacctgtagccactcacagtgtctaaggtcgcggcctcctcgggaaacatcactcccgaaggagacccggctttcgggagactgtgccagtctggaggtagggtgatttcctacctggcccaccagatggccaacctgtgggccaacctggtt encodes:
- the LOC135218241 gene encoding uncharacterized protein LOC135218241; protein product: MFSGQRNAALETQERVTWVAPDDAESSDIDVSPLDIDSDDDDPTYVPDEGLTQDGAFDLPNSRDRKVNVVPQAMPMEEEPEPNPKRSHADEWKKENIDIHALPDYIHQKPGARNSLGTRDFALPRRGQQAVLQNIETCQNATALHMPKRVTMRQTCKFCSGAGHIHSSRWMCEDCKVALCLTEERNCFALFHKISK